A stretch of the Anaeromyxobacter sp. genome encodes the following:
- a CDS encoding DMT family transporter, with product MANLAPPPGLPGRVRARALLFGAGVLFGLSAVLAKVASAAGAMSGGQVTLVRFLVGLLAVGTLFVVRPGTYRPVRYGLLVSRGLFGGVAALLYFLSIARIPAGEATLLNNTFPIWAVIISFFLLGERPTVHLAVALLVASAGVFLVLGGGELTFALGTGEVLGIVSAIFGGAAVTSIRALRATDNAPTIFLAMALGGALVSIPFGFAPWPREATPWLAAGGVGLVAFLAQLLMTEAYGALAVPEAALWQQLTPIASFAIGLTIGERLSGMAALGVLLGIAGVVYGSLFGHRPVPGTDPALVEAAAGLPSEES from the coding sequence ATGGCGAACCTCGCTCCGCCGCCGGGGCTCCCCGGCCGGGTCCGGGCGCGCGCCCTGCTCTTCGGAGCCGGCGTCCTCTTCGGACTGTCGGCCGTGCTGGCCAAGGTGGCCTCCGCGGCCGGCGCCATGAGCGGCGGGCAGGTCACCCTGGTGCGCTTCCTGGTGGGGCTGCTGGCGGTGGGCACGCTCTTCGTGGTCCGGCCGGGCACCTACCGGCCCGTCCGCTACGGCCTGCTGGTCTCTCGCGGCCTGTTCGGCGGCGTGGCGGCGCTGCTCTACTTCCTCTCCATCGCCCGCATCCCGGCCGGCGAGGCCACCCTCCTCAACAACACCTTCCCCATCTGGGCGGTGATCATCTCCTTCTTCCTGCTGGGCGAGCGCCCCACCGTGCACCTGGCGGTGGCGCTGCTGGTCGCCTCGGCCGGGGTCTTCCTGGTGCTGGGTGGCGGCGAGCTCACCTTCGCGCTGGGCACCGGGGAGGTGCTGGGCATCGTCTCGGCCATCTTCGGCGGGGCGGCGGTCACCTCCATCCGCGCGCTGCGGGCCACCGACAACGCCCCCACCATCTTCCTGGCCATGGCGCTGGGCGGGGCGCTGGTCTCCATCCCGTTCGGCTTCGCCCCCTGGCCGCGCGAGGCCACCCCCTGGCTGGCCGCCGGCGGGGTGGGGCTGGTGGCCTTCCTGGCCCAGCTCCTCATGACCGAGGCCTACGGCGCGCTGGCGGTGCCGGAGGCGGCGCTGTGGCAGCAGCTCACCCCCATCGCCTCCTTCGCCATCGGGCTCACCATCGGCGAGCGGCTCAGCGGCATGGCGGCGCTGGGCGTGCTGCTGGGCATCGCCGGGGTGGTGTACGGCTCCCTGTTCGGCCACCGCCCGGTGCCCGGGACCGACCCGGCGCTGGTGGAGGCGGCGGCCGGGCTGCCGAGCGAGGAGTCGTGA
- a CDS encoding rubrerythrin family protein — protein MPTTTENLTVAFAGESQANRKYTAFARQAEKEGLPQIARLFKAAAEAETIHALAHFTNMGGVGSTLQNLEAAVAGETYEFTEMYPPMVTQAETEGHKGRHMLAFALAAEKVHARLFSEALAAMKAGKDLSQMDVYLCPVCGDVEFGPPPERCPICGAPASKYQKV, from the coding sequence ATGCCGACCACCACCGAGAACCTGACCGTCGCCTTCGCCGGCGAGAGCCAGGCCAACCGCAAGTACACCGCCTTCGCTCGCCAGGCCGAGAAGGAGGGCCTCCCCCAGATCGCCCGCCTCTTCAAGGCCGCGGCCGAGGCCGAGACCATCCACGCGCTGGCCCACTTCACCAACATGGGCGGCGTGGGCAGCACGCTGCAGAACCTGGAGGCCGCCGTGGCCGGCGAGACCTACGAGTTCACCGAGATGTACCCGCCCATGGTGACCCAGGCCGAGACCGAGGGTCACAAGGGGCGCCACATGCTGGCCTTCGCCCTGGCGGCGGAGAAGGTGCACGCCCGGCTCTTCTCGGAGGCGCTGGCGGCCATGAAGGCCGGCAAGGACCTGTCGCAGATGGACGTCTACCTCTGCCCGGTGTGCGGCGACGTGGAGTTCGGCCCGCCGCCCGAGCGCTGCCCCATCTGCGGCGCGCCGGCCTCCAAATACCAGAAGGTCTAG
- a CDS encoding response regulator transcription factor produces MRILVVEDASPLARSIAAGLSEEGFSVDVSGDGLEGLHLATEIPFDAIVLDRMLPGLDGLALLARLRAQGARTPVLLLTALGEVQDRIDGLDGGADDYLVKPFAFDELLARLRALIRRSRGHADNQLDLGRLRLDLAARLATVDGVALDLSAKEFALLELLALERGRTFSRTAIAAKLYDEERDPDSNVIDVFVARLRRKLDAAGLPGAALVLTMRGAGYRLAPEGPGAP; encoded by the coding sequence GTGCGAATCCTGGTCGTCGAGGACGCGAGCCCGCTCGCCCGGTCGATCGCCGCGGGGCTCTCCGAGGAGGGCTTCTCGGTGGACGTGAGCGGCGACGGCCTGGAGGGGCTCCACCTGGCCACCGAGATCCCCTTCGACGCCATCGTCCTGGACCGGATGCTGCCGGGCCTCGACGGGCTGGCCCTGCTGGCGCGCCTGCGCGCCCAGGGCGCCCGCACGCCGGTGCTGCTCCTCACCGCGCTCGGCGAGGTCCAGGATCGCATCGACGGCCTCGACGGCGGGGCCGACGACTACCTGGTGAAGCCCTTCGCCTTCGACGAGCTGCTGGCCAGGCTGCGGGCGCTGATCCGGCGCAGCCGCGGGCACGCCGACAACCAGCTCGACCTGGGCCGGCTGCGGCTCGACCTGGCGGCGCGCCTCGCCACCGTGGACGGGGTGGCGCTCGACCTCTCGGCCAAGGAGTTCGCGCTGCTGGAGCTGCTGGCGCTGGAGCGCGGCCGGACCTTCTCGCGCACCGCCATCGCCGCCAAGCTGTACGACGAGGAGCGCGATCCCGACTCCAACGTGATCGACGTCTTCGTGGCGCGGCTGCGGCGCAAGCTGGACGCGGCGGGCCTGCCCGGCGCCGCGCTGGTGCTCACCATGCGCGGCGCCGGCTACCGGCTGGCGCCCGAAGGCCCCGGGGCGCCGTGA
- a CDS encoding divalent-cation tolerance protein CutA, whose translation MSTEVLVVLVTAPTAEVAAGLARALVEARLAACGTVVTGLRSIYRWEGRVHDEPEALLVLKTTRDRFEALRDEVLRLHPYDVPEVLALPVEAGAARYLAWVAGETRGEGP comes from the coding sequence GTGAGCACGGAGGTGCTGGTGGTGCTGGTGACGGCGCCCACCGCGGAGGTGGCGGCCGGGCTGGCGCGCGCCCTGGTGGAGGCGCGCCTGGCCGCCTGCGGCACCGTGGTGACCGGCCTGCGCTCCATCTACCGCTGGGAAGGCCGGGTGCACGACGAGCCGGAGGCGCTGCTGGTCCTCAAGACCACCCGCGACCGGTTCGAGGCGCTGCGCGACGAGGTGCTGCGGCTGCACCCGTACGACGTGCCGGAGGTGCTGGCGCTGCCGGTGGAGGCGGGGGCGGCGCGGTACCTGGCCTGGGTGGCGGGCGAGACGCGGGGGGAGGGGCCCTGA
- a CDS encoding chalcone isomerase family protein: MRLLTVAALVLALATPALAKEVAGVAVPDTAALGGKALVLNGAGLRSKLFIKVYVGALYLEQKAGEVGAIVSADAPWLVTMTFKRGVEKEKIVGAFKEGFEKNSAADLATLLPGLATVEAGIKDFKEGELFSISYQPGVGSTLTPPGGAPIVVAGKKFGDALLRNWLGDKPADGDLKQGMLGK, translated from the coding sequence ATGCGCCTCCTCACCGTCGCCGCCCTCGTCCTCGCCCTCGCCACCCCGGCCCTCGCCAAGGAGGTGGCCGGCGTGGCCGTCCCCGACACCGCCGCGCTCGGCGGCAAGGCCCTGGTGCTGAACGGCGCCGGGCTGCGCTCCAAGCTGTTCATCAAGGTCTACGTGGGCGCCCTCTACCTGGAGCAGAAGGCCGGCGAGGTGGGCGCCATCGTCTCGGCCGACGCGCCCTGGCTGGTCACCATGACCTTCAAGCGCGGCGTCGAGAAGGAGAAGATCGTCGGCGCCTTCAAGGAGGGGTTCGAGAAGAACTCGGCGGCCGACCTGGCGACCCTCCTGCCAGGCCTCGCCACGGTGGAGGCGGGGATCAAGGACTTCAAGGAAGGTGAGCTCTTCAGCATCTCCTACCAGCCCGGCGTCGGCTCCACGCTGACGCCCCCGGGCGGCGCCCCCATCGTGGTGGCCGGCAAGAAGTTCGGCGACGCGCTGCTGCGCAACTGGCTCGGCGACAAGCCGGCCGACGGCGACCTGAAGCAGGGGATGCTGGGGAAGTAG
- a CDS encoding ATP-dependent Clp protease adaptor ClpS, whose product MVERTRPGDGTAIVLPKAKADKKVARPPLYKVLLHNDDYTTQEFVDWVLVNVFKLDPEGAHRIMLNVHMHGVGVAGIYPHEIAESKAQKTMTLAREAEYPLLCTLEPE is encoded by the coding sequence ATGGTTGAGCGCACCCGCCCCGGGGACGGCACGGCGATCGTCCTCCCCAAGGCCAAGGCCGACAAGAAGGTGGCGCGCCCGCCCCTCTACAAGGTCCTGCTGCACAACGACGACTACACCACCCAGGAGTTCGTGGACTGGGTGCTGGTGAACGTCTTCAAGCTCGACCCCGAGGGCGCCCACCGCATCATGCTGAACGTCCACATGCACGGGGTCGGTGTGGCCGGTATCTATCCCCACGAGATCGCCGAGTCGAAGGCCCAGAAGACGATGACGCTGGCCAGGGAGGCGGAGTACCCGCTCCTCTGCACGCTTGAGCCGGAGTAG
- a CDS encoding DUF1924 domain-containing protein — MRTVKVWDVVVRLFHWGLALAVLGSFLTSDEDALVPVHVRLGLAVVALVVARLAWGVVGPGPARFSSFVRGPRQVLAYARELVRGRPPLHLTHNPLGGAMVVALLVVLLGLAATGAVAYAGPEFRGPLSGLLSLRVAKGVKEVHEALSGALLALVAVHVAGVLFSSVVERQNLILGMVTGRKRAPDDGDPLPPTGLGTGTGLLRAGGAAAALALGAAAALGLASLLGLPLRARAESPLAADLLREYEAAARAARPAFAGFSPAEGRRLYAGEHLQDGQRVSCATCHTDDPRRTGRTPIGKVVEPLAPSANPARLSDRGDVEKWFKRNCKQVLGRECSPEEKGHFITYLLAP; from the coding sequence ATGCGCACCGTGAAGGTCTGGGATGTCGTGGTCCGGCTGTTCCACTGGGGGCTCGCGCTGGCGGTCCTCGGGTCGTTCCTCACGTCCGACGAGGACGCCCTGGTGCCGGTGCACGTCAGGCTCGGCCTCGCCGTGGTCGCGCTGGTGGTGGCCCGCTTGGCCTGGGGCGTGGTCGGCCCGGGTCCGGCCCGCTTCTCCTCCTTCGTGCGCGGGCCGCGCCAGGTGCTGGCCTACGCGCGGGAGCTGGTGCGCGGGCGGCCGCCGCTCCACCTGACCCACAACCCGTTGGGGGGCGCCATGGTGGTGGCCCTCCTGGTCGTGCTGCTGGGCCTGGCCGCCACCGGCGCCGTCGCCTATGCCGGGCCCGAGTTCAGGGGGCCGCTCAGCGGGCTCCTGTCGCTGCGGGTCGCCAAGGGGGTGAAGGAGGTCCACGAGGCGCTCTCCGGCGCCCTGCTGGCGCTGGTGGCCGTGCACGTGGCCGGCGTGCTCTTCTCCTCCGTGGTGGAGCGGCAGAACCTGATCCTGGGCATGGTCACTGGCCGCAAGCGCGCCCCGGACGACGGGGACCCGCTCCCGCCGACCGGCCTCGGGACCGGGACCGGGCTCCTCCGGGCGGGGGGCGCCGCCGCCGCGCTCGCCCTGGGCGCCGCGGCGGCCCTGGGGCTGGCCTCCCTGCTCGGCCTGCCGCTCCGGGCCCGGGCCGAGAGCCCGCTGGCCGCCGACCTGCTCCGCGAGTACGAGGCGGCCGCCCGCGCGGCGCGGCCCGCCTTCGCCGGCTTCTCGCCGGCCGAGGGGCGCCGCCTCTACGCCGGCGAGCACCTGCAGGACGGCCAGCGGGTCTCCTGCGCCACCTGCCACACCGACGATCCGCGCCGCACCGGGCGCACCCCCATCGGCAAGGTGGTGGAGCCGCTGGCGCCGTCGGCCAACCCGGCCCGGCTGAGCGACCGGGGCGACGTCGAGAAGTGGTTCAAGCGGAACTGCAAGCAGGTGCTGGGCCGCGAGTGCTCCCCCGAGGAGAAGGGGCACTTCATCACCTACCTCCTCGCCCCGTGA
- the uvrA gene encoding excinuclease ABC subunit UvrA — protein MSEPETIVVKGAREHNLKSVTLEIPKKKLVVFTGVSGSGKSSLAFDTLYAEGQRRYVESLSSYARQFLGQMEKPKYDTIRGLSPTISIEQKAASNNPRSTVGTITEVHDYLRVLYASIGQQHCPSCQRPVGKQTSQQIVETILAMPEGSRILVLAPLVQNRKGEYKELLGDVQQRGFARVRVDGMIHPLTERLALDKKLKHDLELVVDRLVVKAGIAARLTDSVETALREGKGTLIVADAEKEQKVGPGMDPEGYKTHDRFFSEQNSCHACGLSFGELAPTAFSFNSPVGSCPDCQGLGTRAEMDPDLIIPDHSLTIRDGAVEPWASGMERGEGWTFEFVEHLARSLKLDLDTPWGKLGKRDRDLVMLGTAAVKEKGVRIEWEGVLNQLYRRFRSTGSEAMRRYYMRYFSDKPCGTCGGERLKPESRSVKVRGTGIVELSRRTIVEAHAWLGALDLKGSEATIADELLKEIRNRLKFLLDVGLGYLTLDRPGPSLSGGESQRIRLASQMGSELTGVIYILDEPSIGLHQRDNGKLLATLKRLRDIGNSVIVVEHDEETMAEADWLVDFGPGAGAHGGEIVSQGTPEQVKLDPASLTGAYLSGRREIPLPARRRDERRGALTVSGATENNLKDLTVEFPLGRLVAVTGVSGAGKSTLVNAILRPAMNRLLTGTREAPGKHTGLAGWQAVDKLIDINQQPIGRTPRSNPATYTKLFDFIRDVFSQTPEARAFGYQPGRFSFNVKGGRCEACQGDGMKLVEMHFLADVLVPCEVCGGKRFNDATLRVQFKGKNIAEVLDLSIAEATGHFSAHKEIVRILKTLEDVGLGYLKLGQPSPTLSGGEAQRIKLSRELARVGTGRTLYILDEPTTGLHFEDVRKLLAVLDRLVDAGNTVVVIEHNLDVIKCADWVIDLGPEGGAAGGQIIAEGTPEEVAGTEASATGHYLGQVLAHHHARRARPVPTAAEAAEAAGI, from the coding sequence ATGAGCGAGCCCGAAACCATCGTCGTCAAGGGCGCCCGCGAGCACAACCTCAAGTCGGTCACGCTGGAGATCCCCAAGAAGAAGCTGGTGGTCTTCACCGGGGTCTCCGGCTCCGGCAAGAGCTCGCTGGCGTTCGACACCCTCTACGCGGAAGGGCAGCGCCGCTACGTCGAGTCGCTCTCCAGCTACGCCCGCCAGTTCCTCGGCCAGATGGAGAAGCCCAAGTACGACACCATCCGCGGCCTCTCGCCCACCATCTCCATCGAGCAGAAGGCGGCCTCCAACAACCCGCGCTCCACGGTGGGCACCATCACCGAGGTGCACGACTACCTGCGCGTGCTCTACGCCTCCATCGGGCAGCAGCACTGCCCGTCGTGCCAGCGGCCGGTCGGCAAGCAGACCTCCCAGCAGATCGTCGAGACCATCCTGGCCATGCCGGAGGGCTCGCGCATCCTGGTGCTGGCGCCGCTGGTGCAGAACCGCAAGGGTGAATACAAGGAGCTGCTCGGCGACGTGCAGCAGCGCGGCTTCGCCCGGGTGCGGGTGGACGGCATGATCCACCCGCTCACCGAGCGGCTGGCCCTCGACAAGAAGCTCAAGCACGACCTCGAGCTGGTGGTGGACCGCCTGGTGGTCAAGGCCGGCATCGCGGCGCGCCTGACCGACTCGGTGGAGACGGCGCTGCGCGAGGGCAAGGGCACCCTCATCGTGGCCGACGCGGAGAAGGAGCAGAAGGTGGGGCCGGGCATGGACCCGGAGGGCTACAAGACCCACGACCGCTTCTTCTCCGAGCAGAACTCCTGCCACGCCTGCGGCCTCTCCTTCGGCGAGCTGGCCCCGACCGCGTTCTCCTTCAACAGCCCGGTGGGCTCCTGCCCCGACTGCCAGGGGCTGGGCACCCGCGCCGAGATGGACCCGGACCTGATCATCCCGGACCACTCGCTCACCATCCGCGACGGGGCGGTGGAGCCCTGGGCCTCCGGCATGGAGCGCGGCGAGGGCTGGACCTTCGAGTTCGTGGAGCACCTGGCCCGCTCGCTCAAGCTGGACCTCGACACCCCCTGGGGCAAGCTCGGCAAGCGCGACCGCGATCTCGTCATGCTGGGCACCGCGGCGGTCAAGGAGAAGGGCGTCCGCATCGAGTGGGAGGGCGTGCTCAACCAGCTCTACCGGCGCTTCCGCTCCACCGGCTCGGAGGCCATGCGGCGCTACTACATGCGCTACTTCTCCGACAAGCCGTGCGGCACCTGCGGCGGCGAGCGGCTCAAGCCGGAGAGCCGCTCGGTCAAGGTGCGCGGCACCGGCATCGTCGAGCTGTCGCGCCGCACCATCGTGGAGGCCCACGCCTGGCTGGGCGCGCTCGACCTGAAGGGCTCCGAGGCCACCATCGCCGACGAGCTGCTCAAGGAGATCCGCAACCGGCTCAAGTTCCTGCTCGACGTGGGGCTCGGCTACCTGACCCTGGACCGCCCCGGCCCCTCGCTCTCCGGCGGCGAGAGCCAGCGCATCCGGCTGGCCTCGCAGATGGGCTCGGAGCTCACCGGCGTCATCTACATCCTCGACGAGCCCTCCATCGGCCTGCACCAGCGCGACAACGGCAAGCTGCTGGCCACCCTGAAGCGGCTGCGCGACATCGGCAACTCGGTCATCGTGGTGGAGCACGACGAGGAGACCATGGCCGAGGCCGACTGGCTGGTGGACTTCGGCCCGGGCGCCGGCGCCCACGGCGGCGAGATCGTCAGCCAGGGCACGCCCGAGCAGGTCAAGCTGGACCCCGCCTCGCTGACCGGCGCCTACCTCTCCGGGCGGCGCGAGATCCCGCTGCCGGCCCGGCGGCGCGACGAGCGGCGCGGCGCCCTCACCGTCAGCGGCGCCACCGAGAACAACCTCAAGGACCTGACCGTGGAGTTCCCGCTGGGGCGGCTGGTGGCGGTCACCGGCGTCTCCGGCGCCGGCAAGTCCACGCTGGTGAACGCCATCCTGCGGCCCGCCATGAACCGCCTGCTGACCGGCACCCGCGAGGCGCCGGGCAAGCACACCGGGCTGGCCGGCTGGCAGGCGGTGGACAAGCTCATCGACATCAACCAGCAGCCCATCGGCCGCACTCCGCGCTCCAACCCGGCCACCTACACCAAGCTGTTCGACTTCATCCGCGACGTCTTCTCGCAGACGCCCGAGGCGCGCGCCTTCGGCTACCAGCCGGGCCGCTTCAGCTTCAACGTCAAGGGCGGGCGCTGCGAGGCCTGCCAGGGCGACGGCATGAAGCTGGTGGAGATGCACTTCCTGGCCGACGTGCTGGTGCCCTGCGAGGTCTGCGGCGGCAAGCGCTTCAACGACGCCACCCTGCGGGTGCAGTTCAAGGGGAAGAACATCGCCGAGGTGCTGGACCTCTCCATCGCCGAGGCCACCGGCCACTTCTCGGCGCACAAGGAGATCGTGCGCATCCTCAAGACCCTGGAGGACGTCGGCCTCGGCTACCTCAAGCTGGGCCAGCCCTCCCCCACCCTCTCGGGCGGCGAGGCCCAGCGCATCAAGCTGTCGCGCGAGCTGGCCCGGGTCGGCACCGGGCGGACCCTCTACATCCTCGACGAGCCCACCACCGGCCTGCACTTCGAGGACGTGCGCAAGCTGCTGGCGGTGCTGGACCGGCTGGTGGACGCCGGCAACACGGTGGTGGTGATCGAGCACAACCTGGACGTCATCAAGTGCGCCGACTGGGTCATCGACCTGGGGCCCGAGGGCGGCGCCGCCGGCGGGCAGATCATCGCCGAGGGCACGCCGGAGGAGGTGGCCGGGACCGAGGCCAGCGCCACCGGGCACTACCTCGGCCAGGTGCTGGCGCACCACCACGCGCGGCGGGCCCGGCCGGTGCCCACCGCCGCGGAGGCGGCCGAGGCCGCCGGGATCTAG
- a CDS encoding HAMP domain-containing protein, with translation MSLRAKLVALVVGLTALVLLGLGAFLSSAFGRWSSEAVDQDLLQRAAAVAGLVEVEDEGDLRLEGDERGDALRDPAHPLRVLGPDGPLGASPAGLPWPDPPAGAEPALQTVTDASGRAWRVATAPVEVGGKHGQARFTVQVAGAASAFAALEGPFRRGLLLALVVALLVGGLGAAALAHASLAPLGRLAAEVDAIGAASLDRRVALDGLDPELRRVAGAFNALLGRLEVAMLGQRQLVARASHALRTPVATIRTRAEVALRREREPAAYREALQEVGVAAVEASGLIAHLLTLSRLDEHQGSVAREVVALAPLAREVARLLAPRAEEGGVTLEVEVAGGLAVSADRAALRELLEALLDNAVHHTPTGGRVGLRATAEQGAVAVRVWDTGPGVPEAERGVVFDRFYRGQAAVASGRPGSGLGLAIVKAIADAHGATVTLGDRVGGGLEVTTVFPRPGAG, from the coding sequence GTGAGCCTGCGCGCCAAGCTCGTCGCGCTGGTGGTGGGGCTCACCGCGCTGGTGCTGCTGGGGCTGGGCGCCTTCCTCTCCAGCGCCTTCGGGCGCTGGTCCTCCGAGGCGGTGGACCAGGACCTGCTGCAGCGGGCCGCCGCCGTGGCCGGGCTGGTGGAGGTGGAGGACGAGGGCGACCTGAGGCTGGAGGGCGACGAGCGCGGCGACGCCCTGCGGGATCCGGCGCACCCGCTCCGGGTGCTCGGCCCGGACGGCCCGCTGGGCGCCTCGCCGGCGGGCCTGCCCTGGCCCGACCCGCCCGCCGGTGCGGAGCCGGCGCTCCAGACCGTCACCGACGCCTCCGGGCGGGCCTGGCGCGTGGCCACCGCGCCGGTCGAGGTGGGAGGGAAGCACGGCCAGGCCCGGTTCACCGTCCAGGTGGCCGGCGCCGCCTCGGCCTTCGCCGCCCTGGAGGGGCCCTTCCGGCGCGGGCTCCTGCTGGCCCTGGTGGTGGCGCTGCTGGTGGGCGGGCTCGGGGCGGCAGCCCTGGCCCACGCCTCGCTGGCGCCGCTGGGCCGGCTGGCCGCCGAGGTCGACGCCATCGGCGCGGCCTCGCTCGACCGCCGGGTGGCGCTCGACGGGCTGGACCCGGAGCTGCGGCGGGTGGCGGGCGCCTTCAACGCGCTGCTCGGCCGGCTCGAGGTGGCCATGCTCGGGCAGCGGCAGCTGGTGGCCCGCGCCAGCCACGCCCTGCGCACCCCGGTGGCCACCATCCGCACGCGCGCCGAGGTGGCGCTGCGCCGCGAGCGCGAGCCGGCCGCCTACCGCGAGGCGCTCCAGGAGGTGGGCGTGGCGGCGGTCGAGGCCAGCGGGCTCATCGCGCACCTGCTGACGCTGTCGCGGCTCGACGAGCACCAGGGATCGGTGGCCCGGGAGGTGGTGGCGCTGGCGCCGCTGGCGCGGGAGGTGGCCCGCCTGCTGGCTCCGCGCGCCGAGGAGGGTGGGGTGACGCTGGAGGTGGAGGTGGCCGGCGGCCTGGCCGTGTCCGCCGACCGGGCGGCCCTGCGCGAGCTGCTCGAGGCCCTCCTCGACAACGCGGTCCACCACACCCCGACTGGCGGGCGGGTGGGGCTGCGCGCCACCGCCGAGCAAGGCGCGGTGGCCGTGCGGGTCTGGGACACCGGGCCCGGGGTGCCCGAGGCGGAGCGCGGCGTGGTCTTCGACCGCTTCTACCGGGGGCAGGCCGCGGTGGCGTCGGGGCGGCCCGGCAGCGGGCTCGGGCTGGCCATCGTCAAGGCCATCGCCGACGCCCACGGCGCGACCGTCACGCTGGGGGACCGGGTGGGCGGAGGGCTGGAGGTGACGACCGTCTTCCCGAGGCCGGGCGCGGGCTGA
- a CDS encoding DMT family transporter, producing the protein MAVLARRLAASGAFTAGQLSVIRFGAGAVFSLAAFRLGLARYAPVNRRLLWSRGLSGGVVVVLYFLALARIPAGEAGLFYNLFPVIATALAVPAFGERPTVHLLLGLLVATAGVALVLGGGTLSLGVGAGELFAIGAAVFAAVSAVTIRAMRATDNAATIFFYFCLGGMPVALPFALDPWTLAPGAWAVALLMALAAYAAQVMMAEAYGALTVSEAAVWLQLTPIAQVLLAVPLLGEVLPAASLVGVVVGVAGVAYGSVMGSRRVGAPEG; encoded by the coding sequence ATGGCGGTGCTGGCGCGCCGGCTGGCCGCCTCCGGTGCCTTCACCGCCGGGCAGCTCTCGGTCATCCGCTTCGGGGCCGGCGCCGTCTTCTCGCTGGCGGCCTTCCGGCTCGGCCTGGCCCGCTACGCGCCGGTCAACCGCCGGCTGCTCTGGTCGCGCGGCCTCTCCGGCGGGGTGGTGGTGGTGCTCTACTTCCTGGCGCTGGCGCGCATCCCCGCCGGCGAGGCCGGGCTGTTCTACAACCTGTTCCCGGTCATCGCCACCGCGCTGGCGGTGCCGGCCTTCGGCGAGCGCCCCACCGTGCACCTCCTGCTGGGGCTCCTGGTGGCCACGGCCGGCGTGGCGCTGGTGCTGGGCGGCGGCACGCTCTCGCTCGGGGTGGGGGCGGGCGAGCTGTTCGCCATCGGCGCCGCCGTCTTCGCCGCCGTGTCGGCCGTGACCATCCGCGCCATGCGGGCCACCGACAACGCCGCCACCATCTTCTTCTACTTCTGCCTGGGCGGGATGCCGGTGGCGCTGCCGTTCGCGCTGGACCCCTGGACCCTGGCCCCCGGCGCCTGGGCGGTGGCGCTGCTCATGGCGCTGGCGGCCTACGCGGCCCAGGTGATGATGGCCGAGGCCTACGGGGCGCTCACCGTGTCGGAGGCCGCGGTCTGGCTGCAGCTCACGCCCATCGCCCAGGTGCTGCTGGCGGTGCCGCTGCTCGGCGAGGTGCTGCCGGCGGCCTCGCTGGTGGGCGTGGTGGTGGGCGTGGCGGGGGTGGCCTACGGGTCGGTGATGGGCAGCCGGCGGGTGGGGGCGCCGGAGGGGTAG
- a CDS encoding Bax inhibitor-1/YccA family protein translates to MPFEPTRPDQPAYTLRPAAAPYQADSAERTFFAAVYRWMALGLVVTAGVAFLVASSQPLLELIVRNRWVFYGLMIAEIGLVIALSAMAQKLSAPAAGGLFLLYSALNGATLSIILLMYTGSSVGLAFGVTAGTFGAMSVYGTVTKKDLTSWSSFLMMGLFGVVIAGLVNLFLQSSAMSFIISCAAVVVFTGLTAYDTQKLRVFARNGAGSVAAAPVVGALTLYLDFINLFLALLRLLGDRRK, encoded by the coding sequence ATGCCCTTCGAACCGACCCGTCCGGACCAGCCCGCCTACACCCTCCGCCCCGCAGCCGCGCCCTACCAGGCCGACAGCGCCGAGCGGACCTTCTTCGCCGCCGTCTACCGCTGGATGGCGCTCGGCCTGGTGGTGACGGCCGGCGTGGCCTTCCTGGTGGCCAGCTCCCAGCCGCTGCTGGAGCTCATCGTCCGCAACCGCTGGGTCTTCTACGGGCTCATGATCGCGGAGATCGGCCTGGTCATCGCCCTCTCCGCCATGGCGCAGAAGCTCTCCGCCCCGGCGGCCGGCGGCCTCTTCCTGCTCTACTCGGCGCTCAACGGCGCCACCCTCTCCATCATCCTGCTCATGTACACCGGCAGCTCGGTGGGCCTGGCCTTCGGCGTCACCGCCGGCACCTTCGGCGCCATGAGCGTCTACGGCACGGTCACCAAGAAGGACCTGACCAGCTGGTCGTCCTTCCTGATGATGGGGCTCTTCGGCGTGGTCATCGCCGGCCTGGTGAACCTGTTCCTGCAGAGCAGCGCCATGTCGTTCATCATCTCCTGCGCCGCGGTGGTGGTCTTCACCGGCCTGACCGCCTACGACACCCAGAAGCTGCGGGTCTTCGCCCGCAACGGCGCCGGCTCGGTGGCGGCGGCGCCGGTGGTGGGCGCGCTGACGCTGTACCTGGACTTCATCAACCTGTTCCTGGCCTTGCTCCGGCTGCTGGGCGACCGGCGGAAGTAG